One Gemmatimonadota bacterium DNA segment encodes these proteins:
- a CDS encoding RidA family protein codes for MSSEPASPSPEAVYLTSETTASMNLPFSDAVRVGHLLFLSGQIGNIPGTTDLAPGGIQGEARQTMENIRTVLEANGSSMDRVIKATVMLADIAEWPAFNEVYVTYFPGDKPARSAFAGSGLAFGARCEVEVIATVGE; via the coding sequence ATGTCGTCGGAACCGGCTTCACCCTCACCCGAGGCGGTCTATCTCACCTCGGAGACCACGGCGAGCATGAACCTGCCCTTCTCGGACGCCGTGCGTGTAGGGCATTTGCTGTTCCTCTCCGGGCAGATCGGAAACATTCCAGGCACGACGGACCTGGCGCCGGGGGGCATCCAGGGCGAGGCCCGCCAGACCATGGAGAACATCAGGACGGTCCTGGAAGCCAACGGATCCTCCATGGACCGGGTGATCAAGGCCACGGTCATGCTGGCGGACATCGCCGAATGGCCCGCCTTCAACGAGGTGTACGTCACGTACTTCCCAGGCGACAAGCCGGCCCGCAGCGCCTTCGCCGGCAGCGGCCTGGCCTTCGGCGCGCGGTGCGAAGTCGAGGTGATCGCCACGGTGGGAGAATAG
- a CDS encoding YkgJ family cysteine cluster protein: MAKGKFWHDGLQFSCHGCGHCCTFPGGFIYGSEKEFRRIAEYLDLPFETFLEKYTEEIDGYVSLVSPDDGPCVFYDQGCSIYPVRPSQCSSYPFWQDILKSKRRWEREAETCGGMNKGKRWTRKEIEAQAASRTENLMAAKKRS, encoded by the coding sequence ATGGCTAAAGGCAAGTTCTGGCACGACGGATTGCAGTTCTCCTGCCACGGGTGCGGCCACTGCTGCACCTTCCCGGGTGGATTCATCTACGGCAGCGAGAAGGAATTCCGGCGCATCGCCGAGTACCTGGACCTGCCGTTCGAAACCTTCCTGGAAAAGTACACGGAAGAGATCGACGGCTACGTCTCCCTGGTCTCTCCGGATGACGGTCCCTGCGTATTCTACGACCAGGGGTGTTCCATCTATCCGGTGCGGCCGTCCCAGTGCAGCAGCTATCCCTTCTGGCAGGACATCCTGAAGTCGAAACGCCGGTGGGAACGGGAAGCGGAGACGTGTGGGGGCATGAACAAGGGGAAGCGATGGACGCGCAAGGAGATCGAGGCACAGGCGGCAAGCCGGACGGAGAACCTGATGGCCGCGAAGAAACGGTCGTAG